The following is a genomic window from Hymenobacter monticola.
CAGCGACGGCCGCTCGGTTTCGGCCTGGGCCGCCCGGATGGCGGCCTCAATGGCGTCAAGGTCGTTGCCATCGGTCACGCGCTGGGTGTGCCAGCCGTAGGCGTCGAAGCGGGCCAAGGCGTCCTCGGTGTAGGAGAGGTTGGTGGGCCCGTCGAGGCAGATGTCGTTGTCGTCGTAGAGGTAAATGAGCTTGCCCAGCTTGAGGTGGCCCGCCAGCGAAGCCGCCTCCGCCGCAATGCCCTCCATTAGGTCGCCGTCGCTCACAATGGCGTAGGTGAAGTGGTCCATCAGCTCGTGGCCGGGCTCGTTGTACACGGCCGCAAGGTGCGCCTCGGCCATGGCCATGCCCACGCCGTTGGCGAAGCCCTGGCCCAGCGGGCCGGTGGTTACCTCCACGCCCGGCGTGATGTTCGACTCGGGGTGGCCGGGCGTGCGCGAGTGCAGCTGCCGAAAGGCCTTGAGGTCATCGAGCGACAAATCGTAGCCATAGAGGTGCAGCAGGCTGTAGAGCAGCGCCGAGCCGTGGCCCGCCGACAGCACAAACCGGTCGCGGTTGGGCCACTTGGGGTCTTGCGGGTTGAAGCGCAGAAACCGCGAAAACAGCACGTACGCCATGGGCGCGGCGCCCAGCGGCAGGCCGGGGTGGCCCGAGTTGGCCGCCTGCACCATGTCGACGGATAGCAGTCGGATAGTGTTGACGCTGTGCTGAGGCAAAGAAGGAAAATGGTCGGACATCGAAAAGGAAATTAAGGCATTTTACACAATCGTTTGTGTGTAGATGCAAATAAAAAAATGGTGAAGCGTTAATTGACCGCGGGCCAGCCTTCGGCGTCCCAGCGCAGGGGCTCGATGCGCAGCTTGGAGCGGCCCTTGTCGGCGGCATCGTAGCCGTGGAACACCAGGTAATCGGCGTTGTCGAAGGTGTAAACCGAATTGTGGCCCACCCCAAACCAGTTCTTATCGCCTTGCAGCACCAGCGTGCCACCGCCCTGGTCCAGGGGCTTGCCGGTGCGGTCGAGGTAGGGGCCGGTAATGCTTTTGGCGCGCCCCACCACCATCTTGTAGGTGCTTTGCGGCCCGCGGCAGCAGTAGTCCCACGACGTGAAGAGGTAGTAGTAATCGCCCTTGCGGAAGAGAAACGGGGCTTCAATGGCGTCGTCACCGGGTTGCGCGTCGTCGTACTTGGGGTCGTGCGGGCGGCGGGCCAGCGTGCGCCACTGCTCGGGTTGGGCCGGGGCGGTGAGGTCGGGCCGGAGCTGCACCAGCTTGATGCCTCCCCAAAACGAACCAAAGGTGAGCCAGGGTTGGCCGGCTTCGTCGCGCATCAGGTTGGGGTCGATGGCGTTCCACTGGTCGCGGCCGGGCACCGATTGCACCACCCGCCCGCGGTCGGTCCAGTTAAAGTCGGGCGAGGCCGGGTTCAGGGTTTTGTTCGTGGCCAGGCCGATGCAGGAGGTGTTTTTGCCGAATGCCGAAATCGAATAAAACAGGTAGTACGTGCCGTTGTGATACGAAATGTCCGGGGCCCAAATGTGGTTGTCGCGGAACCCAGGCACGGCCTGTGTGGCCCACGCGGGCGCCGTGGCAAACACGGGCTTTTCGCGCGTCCAATGCTGCCGGTCGCGCGACGACCACACCGCAATGCCCGGGCCCGTGCAGAACATGTAGTACGCCCCGTCCTGTCGCGCCAGCACCGGGTCGTGAGCCGGGATGAGGGGGACCACCGGCTGTGCCACAGCGGTGAGGCAACACAGAAGCATTCCCAGCAAAAGCAATGGTTTCATAAACGAAGGAGTGCACATAAACGATTGTGCAATTTGGTTACAATATTTCGTATTCCGCTGCAGTGTTGCGCTGGAAATTTTCAAGGGCTTTTGAAATCCCATCCCTAGCCGGCGGTGAAGCAGCCAGTATTGTGTTGGCCTCGCCAGGGGGAGTTTACGGCTCTGTACATGGCCGGCAGAACAACGGCGATTCATCTATTATCTACTGATATGCAGTATATTAATTGCATGAACACGATACTAGTGTTAAACATTCGCATTCGTCCCTGCCTCACTTTGGGCTAAGATGTTACAGACAACATTTCCGACCAAAGCAGCGGCGCTCTTGGCTATCAACCACCCGTACATATAAAATTAGACACACAATCGTTTGTGAAAATAAAGCCAGGCAGCTACATTTGTCGAGCCCACCTTCAGCCACATTCCTGGGGGGCAGCGAGCAGCTCGCCGGCTGGTGTCTGAACCTTTTTATAACCCATTCCCACCAACAACCATGATAAAATCATTACTCTTCGGCGCGCTCATTACCGGTTCGGTACTTGCTGCCGGTTCGGCGCAGGCGCAGGGCGCCATCACCAACGGCGGCGTATACAAGCTCACCCACTACGGGGTGGTGGCCGACGGTTCGGCCGCCCAATTCGGCGTGCCGGCCGGCACCCCCCTGTGCCTGGACGTGGACAACAACCTGTCGACCGCCGGCACCAGCATCGGGCAGTGGGGCGACAACGGCATCGATGCCCAGCGCTTCGTGTTCGTTCTGCAGACCGATGGCTCGTATAAGCTGCGGCACCTGGGCACGGTGATGTACGTGCAAAGCGTGGCCCTGAACAAGGCCCAGGGCACCCAAATCGAGCAAAACGTATTGGCCACGACCAACGACGACGCCCAGCGCTGGCTCATAACCGACCCCAACAACAACGGCCGCTACAAATTCACGCTCAAGAACTCCGCCAATGCCGCGGGAATATCGCAGGTGCTGGAGGTCGGCTTTGGCAGCCCGGTCCCCGGCGCCCGCGTCAACCTGTGGGAAGACAACGGCTTCGAGCCCGCCCAGCGCTGGCAGCTGACCCGCACGGCCGTATCGTCTACCAAGAACGCGGCCGATGTCCTGCTCTGGCTACAAGCCTACCCCAATCCCCTGTCGCAGGGCCAAACCCTCTCGCTGCTAATTGAAGCCCAGCACAGCGGCAAAGCCGAGATTAACGTGCTGGACGTAATGGGCCGCCTGGTGCACCAGGAAGCGGCCGATTTACGGGCCGGTGGCAACCCGCTCACCCTGCACAACAACCCGTTGTCCCCAGGCCTGTACCTCGTGCGCCTCCAGCAAAGCGGCCGCGTGCAGCAAACCCAAGTACTGGTGCGCTAGCCTTCCTGATTCCGCACCCACGCAAAAAGAGCGGGCCCAATCGGGCCCGCTCTTTTTGTTTGTCATTTCGATGCAGTGGGAAAGTACTCAACGCGCTTGTATCAGCTTAGAAACTGCTTGAGTTAGTAAAAAGCATTTGGAACGTCATGCTGAGCGCAGTCGAAGCATCTCGCGTGTTGCAGTAATTCATTTACTACTGCAGTAGAGATGTTTCGACTGCGCTCAGCATGACGTTCAGTTTTACAGGAAAAATAATTTTCAAGCAGGCTTTCGGGCTGGGTTTGGATTTACTCCAGCAACACTATTTCACTGCTTTCACGCCTTCGCTGGTCATGGCCACGCGCTTCATGGTGCCGTCTTTATTGTAATACAGGTAGTCGATGCACACCGAGCGGCGGAAGCTGCCGCCGTCGGTGTTGATGGCGCCGTTGTGGTACACAAAGTAGGTCTGGCCCTTGAAGTCGATGATGGACTGATGGTTGGTGTTGGAGTTGCCGGCCACCTCGTTCAGGAGGCCCTTATACTCCCAGGGGCCCTCGATGCTGCGGCTCATGGCGTAGGCTATTTTTTCGGGGAAGCCGGTGGCGTAGCTCAGGTAGTACCAACCGTTGGCGCGGTGCACCCAGGGCGCTTCGGTGTAGGCCGGCAGGTTGGTCACCTTGTTGATGGGGCCGTCTAGCTCGGTCATGTTGGGCTTGAGCTTGGCCCAGTAGCAGTTCGTATTGCCCCAGTACAGGTAGGCCTGGCCCTTGCCGTCGATGAATACCGTGGGGTCGATGTCGTCCCACGAGATTTTGCTTTCGGTCATGGCGTTGGTAATCAGGGCCGAGCCCCGCGCGTCCTTGAACGGTCCGGTGGGACTGTCCGATACGGCCACGCCAAGGGCCTTGCCCGGTACGCTGCCGTGCTCCACGGCGGCATACCAGTAGAACTTGCCGTTGCGCGCTATCACCTGCGAGGCCCACGCGTCGTCCTTGGCCCAGGCAAAGGCCTTCACGTTGAGCGGCGACGGATGCTCTTTCCAGGTCACCATGTCGGTGGAGGAGTAGCAGAGCCACTCGTGCATTACGTAGCGCTGCTCCGGGGCCGGGGCCTCGTCGTGCCCGGCGTAGAGGTACACCGTGCCGTTGTGCACCAGCGCGGCGGGGTCGGCCGTGTACTTGGCTTTGATAATGGGGTTGCCGCCAGTGGGGGCCGGGGCTGTCTGGGCCGCGGCGGCAGCAGGCAAGAGGGAAGCCACCGTGAGCAAGCCAACGCTCGTAGCCCACCGCCCGAAGCCGGCCCGCCCAGCCGCAATAATCGCCTCCAACGCAAAAGGGAAAGTCCGCATGTTCATACCAGCCAAGAGCTTATTAGCGTTTGCCGGGAATGCGCAGCACCGTGAATGAACGCGGCGCCAGGGTATAGGTCACGTTGGGCGACGACACCTTGAACGTCGTTTCGGCGGGGGCCAGGTTCTGGGGTTGGTCCAGGCTATTCACGGCGTTTAGGTCGTTGCTGGCCAGCGTGATGGCCTTGGCAGTTTTGCCCAGCTTTTTCACCCCCTGCAGGTTCACGGCCACGGGCCGGGCCTCGGCCGAGTAGTTCACCAGCTTCACCACGATGTCGCCGCTGGCGTCGTCGGCCACGGCGCTGGTGAAGAGGTTATCAGCGCCGTTTTTGGCGCCCGCGGCGCGTTGCACCGGCAGCATGGTGGTGCCTTTGTTGGTGGCGTACATTTTCTGCACGTAGTAGTTGGCGGTGCCAAAGGCGCGCAGGTTGTCGAACCAAATCATGTTCGGCGTCCACTGCCAGGCGTCCACGTGGGCCAGCATGGGGGCGTAGGAGGCCATGGCCACTTTGTCGGCGTTGCGCTCCAGGCCGGTCATGAACGCGGCCTCCGAAATGGCGGCGTCCCAACTGTTCTTGTTGTCGGGGCTGCCAATGGCTACGGTTTGGGCCGCGTATTCGCCCGCGAAAATTTTGGGACCCGTGGTGGGGTAGTTGTCGTAGCGGTCGGCGTGCTGGCGGAACCACTCGGGGCTGGCGTAATAGTGCTCGTCGATATACTCGGCGTTCCACTCGCGCAGCTTGGCCGTGGCTTTGTCGAATAAGTCGCCGTCGGGGCTGGGGCCGGCGCTGCTCACCAACTGCATCTGCG
Proteins encoded in this region:
- a CDS encoding arabinan endo-1,5-alpha-L-arabinosidase; this translates as MKPLLLLGMLLCCLTAVAQPVVPLIPAHDPVLARQDGAYYMFCTGPGIAVWSSRDRQHWTREKPVFATAPAWATQAVPGFRDNHIWAPDISYHNGTYYLFYSISAFGKNTSCIGLATNKTLNPASPDFNWTDRGRVVQSVPGRDQWNAIDPNLMRDEAGQPWLTFGSFWGGIKLVQLRPDLTAPAQPEQWRTLARRPHDPKYDDAQPGDDAIEAPFLFRKGDYYYLFTSWDYCCRGPQSTYKMVVGRAKSITGPYLDRTGKPLDQGGGTLVLQGDKNWFGVGHNSVYTFDNADYLVFHGYDAADKGRSKLRIEPLRWDAEGWPAVN
- a CDS encoding RICIN domain-containing protein, with amino-acid sequence MIKSLLFGALITGSVLAAGSAQAQGAITNGGVYKLTHYGVVADGSAAQFGVPAGTPLCLDVDNNLSTAGTSIGQWGDNGIDAQRFVFVLQTDGSYKLRHLGTVMYVQSVALNKAQGTQIEQNVLATTNDDAQRWLITDPNNNGRYKFTLKNSANAAGISQVLEVGFGSPVPGARVNLWEDNGFEPAQRWQLTRTAVSSTKNAADVLLWLQAYPNPLSQGQTLSLLIEAQHSGKAEINVLDVMGRLVHQEAADLRAGGNPLTLHNNPLSPGLYLVRLQQSGRVQQTQVLVR
- a CDS encoding glycoside hydrolase family 43 protein, which gives rise to MPAAAAAQTAPAPTGGNPIIKAKYTADPAALVHNGTVYLYAGHDEAPAPEQRYVMHEWLCYSSTDMVTWKEHPSPLNVKAFAWAKDDAWASQVIARNGKFYWYAAVEHGSVPGKALGVAVSDSPTGPFKDARGSALITNAMTESKISWDDIDPTVFIDGKGQAYLYWGNTNCYWAKLKPNMTELDGPINKVTNLPAYTEAPWVHRANGWYYLSYATGFPEKIAYAMSRSIEGPWEYKGLLNEVAGNSNTNHQSIIDFKGQTYFVYHNGAINTDGGSFRRSVCIDYLYYNKDGTMKRVAMTSEGVKAVK